One genomic window of Conger conger chromosome 7, fConCon1.1, whole genome shotgun sequence includes the following:
- the ttc3 gene encoding E3 ubiquitin-protein ligase TTC3 isoform X1, with protein sequence MSDSDVESDIDEGPEEIPHTTSRVYLKKVSPPVNSFDVFEQWKQIPVSVKKKSGHLMHMGVFWWNILLRQQDKTSVTHWAVQVGFLDGYVTSDLSLKRLFKIEILESLFRALEKGCLSDELTRHLVSLGTRFDMCPSSQQADCMVGAMRWLEMTGEPGIQLQVQRLGNPKIRYLTLSYLFTEYAHYVHAMAYDKEDTIERLITANCKCCVKKSEEMKNKGNDLFRRKKYDAAVKYYTKAIRYHPDNHFLYGNRALCFINSEKYQKAIGDGKRATVIKPDWAKGHYQFCQALFALGEHRPALAANERALGLCDADAGGVRDLQQQRDRFLKEIQEGRGGATRKKGGARKDLSKRVDSVPRMDVESPLLTDPSSRTVHTRASSAPESKEPEDRSRPANCPGTAEGATRTERNSKEPKQMKSEMPGKKTRKTEASTPEKPRTTVKHPPPQEKRGVSTDGGDLRSKLKSAVEDAHTALYDQRCRNAEQAFSQALCLLDSTTPKALGITERDVVVLKYGHATALLETGQPDELIQAKEEFDKIQKIADRSFQCLVFFGIGKACLKENRFSAALEEFSNCLRMINLQITPGKLTWPTTKVIVEETQTENFKDLLEKFMEMCKLPPKPDAVCRHANCQGHSKPQIYFTDPDFKGFIRMICCQKCNVEFHISCWKKMKAAVFCDKNDKDFLQEICFTPDCGGKICHIVIFGLTGLMKCEFESAIKKITVTAKPRVKQICTSLKKLKSKEDRKIRRKHNRQKASQARNEQSEWVPLEKSAMSRVELQENASQSWLVFGDRVLHQIFENKELLKEDTHNISDFMKCIHPWRAREKGNDSSVQCLMEPGTMGDIVDLLLEQKNRVWARIFIQYLSDLDISPKLHSWARGLDSAGLQAAETFIERYAKHLEELDLAPLLHFGPLQDTFIQKFGTVLEIFSDGFTVTDYLKQAPPHEMRLFIWTLEEHRDLYAPFQHALNEYFEIMDGLCLIIKKTEHENQINSPVRSKNKSRKKKQKEPKQSVIVLSGSRGGALREEDDEDVLSEEDSLMLLDPSDPFMVPERLRNQVAEFEGRYNNIVPGSHYRRILDNNPDTIKESLYDYFEQILEAHGPMETDDQLLVGELENFPTEAQLKIHEAGGLQPFLLESLRFVMNDNLMGLMKHAVSLQEVTDDFQHLFISPEDALASRATSLNPSAKEFQPLFPLQDNGDASASFGDAKPFNKKAPAGLAQQDRLRLASSPLFEMPDPYSACLDLSLFGSPDVDVDMDTGSSEPYDERTVLPASSKPYLDIFSPESGVSRNVTESDVKMEDSAHSISAAGSLPQQAIGLHPKATAHKMVEAPALDHRDDVAVNTEPYKPFETNKGDMIKKEKDNVEFEKQMHKMKEDYKEEEQRRKEDISTLETELESLRVNTEITNKELELFQQKLEEEVKKDQLEKKENQETLKSLKSEIKELSESHETISKSVREKNKEYEKHLEDFLEDSNRWAAEKMSLEEKIQRYRDVCAEATRRSQAAEISILENRRRKGLRGLNKCVSDGETILARIKEMVASFPSSGFQSAAENWRAFLRDAREKLLHVETQYKEQMELVKKGTRLCTLPLVTVPTASPLPAMPAIPMVPINNPTVVHIYPPGPAHQLFGPRGAPLPMRHQLRGSSPGPPVLPEASLGKPGQQPDRGTQVSPPVPQASRPAGPPPFKGPRAGPLQHSNVFEKIIDRLSCMFPHYSRYPTPEGERPFNPEPPTLTKFIQEVRSANGGYLNSLSFEEVINRVAQLILDHQDNAREQMSSVHRADPGVFGAQVSRTPPPRSDSPAAYRPSNTPPPSHVWKSVGSQNPKLGTSKALNLEDPCIICHEEMSRDDLCVLECRHSFHRECIKSWLKEQSTCPTCRDHALLPEDFPLLPGRIRRGPTPAAPSS encoded by the exons ATGTCAGATTCAGACGTAGAATCGGACATCGACGAAGGTCCGGAAGAAATCCCACACACGACAAGTAGG gtctatttaaaaaaagtttcacCGCCAGTAAATTCTTTTG ATGTTTTTGAGCAATGGAAGCAGATCCCTGTGTCAGTGAAAAAGAAGTCGGGCCACTTGATGCACATGGGTGTGTTCTGGTGGAACATTCTGCTTCGGCAACAGGACAAAACCAGCGTCACGCACTGGGCTGTACAAGTGGGGTTCCTGGATGGCTA CGTGACTAGTGACTTGAGTTTGAAGAGACTCTTTAAGATAGAAATCTTGGAATCTCTTTTCCGAGCTTTGGAGAAAGGATGT TTATCTGACGAGTTAACACGGCATTTGGTTTCTCTGGGTACCCGATTTGACATG TGTCCTTCTAGTCAGCAAGCAGACTGTATGGTTGGAGCTATGCGCTGGCTGGAAATGACAGGAGAGCCTGGGATCCAATTGCAGGTTCAGCGGCTTGGGAACCCCAAGATTCGTTATCTCACCCTGTCATATTTGTTCACTGAAT ATGCCCATTATGTCCATGCCATGGCATATGATAAAGAGGACACTATTGAACGGTTGATCACCGCAAACTGCAAGTGTTGTGTAAAG aaaagtgaagaaatgaaaaataagggAAATGATTTGTTCCGGAGAAAGAAATACGACGCTGCAGTGAAATACTACACCAAAGCAATCCGATACCA CCCAGACAACCACTTTCTCTATGGAAATCGAGCTCTTTGCTTCATTAACAGTGAAAAATACCA gaaaGCCATTGGCGATGGAAAACGTGCCACAGTAATCAAACCGGACTGGGCAAAG GGTCACTACCAGTTCTGTCAGGCCCTCTTCGCTCTCGGCGAGCACCGGCCGGCCCTGGCGGCCAATGAGAGAGCCCTGGGGCTGTGTGACGCAGACGCGGGGGGCGTCCGGGACCTGCAGCAGCAGAGGGACCGCTTCCTGAAGGAGATTCAGGAAGGCAGAG GTGGCGCAACGAGGAAGAAGGGTGGTGCCAGGAAAGACTTGAGTAAAAG GGTGGATTCCGTTCCCAGAATGGATGTTGAGAGTCCACTCCTGACAGACCCTTCTAGCAGAACAGTGCATACAAGGGCCAGCTCTGCCCCAGAAAGCAAG GAGCCAGAAGATAGGAGTCGTCCTGCCAATTGTCCAG GTACCGCTGAAGGAGCAACGCGAACGGAGAGAAATTCTAAAGAGcccaaacaaatgaaaag TGAAATGCCAGGCAAGAAGACTCGCAAAACGGAGGCAAGCACTCCTGAAAAACCTAGAACAACAGTGAAGCATCCACCTCCACAAGAAaag AGGGGAGTCAGCACAGATGGTGGGGATCTGAGGAGCAAGCTGAAATCCGCTGTAGAGGACGCTCACACTGCCCTGTACGACCAGCGCTGTCGCAATGCTGAACAGGCCTTCTCTCAAGCGCTTTGTTTGCTTGATTCCACGACACCAAAG GCGCTGGGCATCACCGAACGTGATGTTGTGGTTCTGAAGTATGGTCATGCTACTGCTCTTCTAGAAACCGGGCAACCCGAT GAACTCATTCAGGCTAAGGAAGAATTTGACAAGATTCAGAAAATAGCCGACAGGAGCTTTCAGTGTTTGGTTTTCTTTGGAATTGGCAAGGCGTGCCTAAAGGAGAACAG GTTTTCAGCAGCTCTGGAAGAGTTCTCTAACTGTCTGCGGATGATCAACCTTCAAATCACACCAGGGAAATTGACATGGCCTACAACAAAAGTTATTGTTGAAGAAACTCAAACTGAAAATTTTAAG GATCTTCTGGAGAAATTTATGGAGATGTGCAAGTTGCCGCCCAAACCAGATGCAGTTTGCAGGCATGCAAATTGCCAGGGACATTcaaaaccccaaatctatttcaCAGACCCAGATTTCAAG ggatTCATCCGAATGATTTGCTGTCAAAAGTGCAATGTGGAGTTTCACATCAGctgctggaaaaaaatgaaagcggCTGTGTTTTGTGATAAGAACGATAAG GATTTTCTACAAGAAATTTGTTTTACTCCAGATTGCGGTGGTAAAATCTGCCATATAGTAATCTTTGGTTTAACTGGGCTGATGAAGTGTGAG TTTGAGTCTGCtattaaaaaaatcacagtAACTGCAAAGCCCAGAGTCAAACAGATATGTACAAG TCTCAAGAAGTTGAAATCTAAGGAAGATCGAAAGATAAGAAGAAAACACAACAGGCAAAAGGCCTCTCAAGCAAGAAATGAGCAATCTGAATGGGTACCCTTGGAAAAGAGTGCCATGTCAAGGGTGGAACTGCAAGAAAATG CTTCCCAATCCTGGCTGGTTTTTGGGGACCGTGTTCTACATCAAATATTTGAGAACAAGGAACTACTTAAAGAGGATACCCATAATATTTCTGATTTCATGAAATGCATCCATCCTTGGAGAGCACGAGAGAAGGGAAATGATAGTTCCGTGCAATGTCTAATGGAGCCAGGAACTATGGGAGATATAGTGGACTTGCTGCTGGAGCAGAAAAACCGGGTTTGGGCAAGAATATTCATACAGTATCTGAGTGACCTAGACATCAGCCCAAAACTACACAGCTGGGCACGTGGACTGGACAGTGCAG GTTTGCAAGCGGCCGAGACATTTATCGAGCGCTACGCTAAGCACCTGGAAGAGCTGGACCTGGCCCCGCTCCTGCACTTCGGCCCCTTGCAGGACACCTTCATCCAGAAGTTTGGGACTGTACTCGAGATTTTCAGCGACGGCTTCACTGTGACGGATTACTTAAAACAGGCCCCTCCTCACGAGATGCGCCTTTTCATCTGGACCCTGGAGGAGCATCGCGATCTCTACGCACCTTTCCAACACGCTTTAAATGAGTATTTTGAGATAATGG ATGGTCTTTGTTTGATTATTAAGAAGACTGAGCATGAAAATCAAATT aactCTCCTGTTAGGAGTAAGAACAAAAGtcgaaaaaagaaacaaaaagagccGAAG CAATCTGTTATTGTCCTGTCGGGATCGAGGGGTGGGGCTTTAAGagaggaagatgatgaagatgttTTATCAGAGGAAGATTCACT AATGCTGCTTGACCCCAGTGATCCCTTTATGGTCCCAGAGCGCCTTCGAAATCAAGTTGCCGAATTTGAAGGGCGATACAACAACATTGTTCCTGGGAGCCATTACAGGAGAATTTTGGACAACAATCCAGATACGATAAAAGAGAGTTTATATGA CTACTTTGAGCAGATTCTGGAGGCGCATGGGCCCATGGAGACTGACGACCAGCTGCTGGTGGGAGAGCTGGAGAACTTCCCCACCGAGGCCCAGCTGAAGATCCATGAGGCCGGGGGACTTCAGCCGTTCCTTCTGGAGTCCCTGCGCTTCGTGATGAACGACAACCTGATGGGGCTCATGAAGCACGCCGTCTCGCTGCAGGAAGTGACTGATGACTTCCAGCACCTCTTCATCAGCCCGGAGGATGCCTTGGCCTCCAGGGCCACCTCCCTCAACCCCTCTGCTAAGGAGTTTCAgcctctctttcccctccagGATAACGGTGATGCCAGTGCCTCTTTTGGAGATGCAAAACCGTTCAATAAGAAAGCGCCAGCAGGCCTTGCACAGCAAGACCGTTTGCGCCTTGCGTCTAGCCCTCTATTTGAAATGCCGGACCCTTATTCCGCATGTCTCGACCTTTCCCTGTTTGGCTCTCCAGACGTAGACGTGGACATGGATACTGGTTCAAGTGAGCCATACGATGAAAGGACAGTCTTGCCAGCCTCTTCAAAGCCATATTTAGACATTTTTTCTCCTGAAAGTGGCGTTTCACGCAATGTGACCGAGTCTGATGTTAAAATGGAAGATTCTGCTCATTCTATCTCTGCCGCAGGATCCCTACCACAGCAGGCGATTGGGCTACACCCTAAGGCAACTGCACATAAGATGGTGGAAGCACCG GCACTGGATCACAGAGATGACGTTGCTGTTAACACCGAACCTTATAAACCATTTGAAACAAATAAA GGGGACatgattaaaaaagaaaaggataaTGTGgagtttgaaaaacaaatgcataaaatgaAAGAAGATTACAAGGAGGAAGAGCAAAGAAGGAAAGAAGATATTTCTACCCTTGAAACTGAGCTGGAGTCACTTCGTGTCAACACAGAG atcACCAATAAAGAACTGGAGCTGTTCCAGCAGAagttggaggaggaggtgaaaaAAGATCAgctggaaaaaaaggaaaaccaagAAACTCTGAAGTCCTTGAAATCTGAAATTAAGGAGTTGTCTGAATCTCATGAGAC CATTTCCAAGAGTGTCAGGGAGAAGAATAAGGagtatgaaaaacatcttgAAGATTTCTTGGAGGACAG CAATCGGTGGGCTGCTGAGAAGATGAGCCTGGAGGAAAAGATACAGAGGTACAGGGACGTGTGCGCGGAGGCTACCAGGAGATCACAGGCTGCGGAG ATATCTATCCTGGAGAACCGGCGACGGAAGGGGCTGCGGGGCCTGAACAAGTGTGTGTCGGATGGGGAGACCATCCTGGCACGGATAAAGGAAATGGTGGCCAG TTTCCCCTCGTCTGGATTTCAGTCTGCCGCTGAGAACTGGAGGGCCTTTCTCCGTGACGCCAGAGAGAAACTCCTGCACGTCGAG ACCCAGTACAAGGAGCAGATGGAGCTGGTGAAGAAGGGGACCAGGCTGTGTACTCTTCCCCTGGTGACTGTTCCCACTGCCTCCCCTCTGCCAGCCATGCCG GCAATCCCCATGGTGCCGATCAACAACCCCACAGTGGTGCACATCTACCCTCCGGGCCCCGCTCACCAGCTCTTTGGGCCCCGCGGGGCCCCTCTGCCCATGAGGCACCAGCTGAGAGGGTCGTCACCGGGGCCCCCTGTCCTGCCGGAGGCCTCCCTGGGGAAGCCCGGCCAGCAGCCCGACCGCGGCACGCAGGTCTCCCCTCCGGTACCGCAGGCCTCCAGGCCTGCCGGGCCCCCGCCGTTCAAAGGCCCCCGAGCGGGCCCCCTGCAGCACAGCAACGTGTTCGAGAAGATCATCGACCGGCTCAGCTGCATGTTCCCCCACTACAGCAGGTACCCAACGCCAGAGGGGGAGCGGCCATTTAATCCAGAACC GCCTACTCTGACAAAATTTATCCAAGAGGTCCGCTCTGCCAATGGGGGATATCTGAACTCTCTGTCCTTTGAAGAAGTCATCAACCGAGTGGCTCAGCTCATCCTGGACCATCAGGACAATGCCAGA
- the ttc3 gene encoding E3 ubiquitin-protein ligase TTC3 isoform X2 — MSDSDVESDIDEGPEEIPHTTSRVYLKKVSPPVNSFDVFEQWKQIPVSVKKKSGHLMHMGVFWWNILLRQQDKTSVTHWAVQVGFLDGYVTSDLSLKRLFKIEILESLFRALEKGCLSDELTRHLVSLGTRFDMCPSSQQADCMVGAMRWLEMTGEPGIQLQVQRLGNPKIRYLTLSYLFTEYAHYVHAMAYDKEDTIERLITANCKCCVKKSEEMKNKGNDLFRRKKYDAAVKYYTKAIRYHPDNHFLYGNRALCFINSEKYQKAIGDGKRATVIKPDWAKGHYQFCQALFALGEHRPALAANERALGLCDADAGGVRDLQQQRDRFLKEIQEGRGGATRKKGGARKDLSKRVDSVPRMDVESPLLTDPSSRTVHTRASSAPESKEPEDRSRPANCPGTAEGATRTERNSKEPKQMKSEMPGKKTRKTEASTPEKPRTTVKHPPPQEKRGVSTDGGDLRSKLKSAVEDAHTALYDQRCRNAEQAFSQALCLLDSTTPKALGITERDVVVLKYGHATALLETGQPDELIQAKEEFDKIQKIADRSFQCLVFFGIGKACLKENRFSAALEEFSNCLRMINLQITPGKLTWPTTKVIVEETQTENFKDLLEKFMEMCKLPPKPDAVCRHANCQGHSKPQIYFTDPDFKGFIRMICCQKCNVEFHISCWKKMKAAVFCDKNDKDFLQEICFTPDCGGKICHIVIFGLTGLMKCEFESAIKKITVTAKPRVKQICTSLKKLKSKEDRKIRRKHNRQKASQARNEQSEWVPLEKSAMSRVELQENASQSWLVFGDRVLHQIFENKELLKEDTHNISDFMKCIHPWRAREKGNDSSVQCLMEPGTMGDIVDLLLEQKNRVWARIFIQYLSDLDISPKLHSWARGLDSAGLQAAETFIERYAKHLEELDLAPLLHFGPLQDTFIQKFGTVLEIFSDGFTVTDYLKQAPPHEMRLFIWTLEEHRDLYAPFQHALNEYFEIMDGLCLIIKKTEHENQINSPVRSKNKSRKKKQKEPKQSVIVLSGSRGGALREEDDEDVLSEEDSLMLLDPSDPFMVPERLRNQVAEFEGRYNNIVPGSHYRRILDNNPDTIKESLYDYFEQILEAHGPMETDDQLLVGELENFPTEAQLKIHEAGGLQPFLLESLRFVMNDNLMGLMKHAVSLQEVTDDFQHLFISPEDALASRATSLNPSAKEFQPLFPLQDNGDASASFGDAKPFNKKAPAGLAQQDRLRLASSPLFEMPDPYSACLDLSLFGSPDVDVDMDTGSSEPYDERTVLPASSKPYLDIFSPESGVSRNVTESDVKMEDSAHSISAAGSLPQQAIGLHPKATAHKMVEAPALDHRDDVAVNTEPYKPFETNKGDMIKKEKDNVEFEKQMHKMKEDYKEEEQRRKEDISTLETELESLRVNTEITNKELELFQQKLEEEVKKDQLEKKENQETLKSLKSEIKELSESHETISKSVREKNKEYEKHLEDFLEDSNRWAAEKMSLEEKIQRYRDVCAEATRRSQAAEISILENRRRKGLRGLNKCVSDGETILARIKEMVASFPSSGFQSAAENWRAFLRDAREKLLHVETQYKEQMELVKKGTRLCTLPLVTVPTASPLPAMPAIPMVPINNPTVVHIYPPGPAHQLFGPRGAPLPMRHQLRGSSPGPPVLPEASLGKPGQQPDRGTQVSPPVPQASRPAGPPPFKGPRAGPLQHSNVFEKIIDRLSCMFPHYSRPTLTKFIQEVRSANGGYLNSLSFEEVINRVAQLILDHQDNAREQMSSVHRADPGVFGAQVSRTPPPRSDSPAAYRPSNTPPPSHVWKSVGSQNPKLGTSKALNLEDPCIICHEEMSRDDLCVLECRHSFHRECIKSWLKEQSTCPTCRDHALLPEDFPLLPGRIRRGPTPAAPSS; from the exons ATGTCAGATTCAGACGTAGAATCGGACATCGACGAAGGTCCGGAAGAAATCCCACACACGACAAGTAGG gtctatttaaaaaaagtttcacCGCCAGTAAATTCTTTTG ATGTTTTTGAGCAATGGAAGCAGATCCCTGTGTCAGTGAAAAAGAAGTCGGGCCACTTGATGCACATGGGTGTGTTCTGGTGGAACATTCTGCTTCGGCAACAGGACAAAACCAGCGTCACGCACTGGGCTGTACAAGTGGGGTTCCTGGATGGCTA CGTGACTAGTGACTTGAGTTTGAAGAGACTCTTTAAGATAGAAATCTTGGAATCTCTTTTCCGAGCTTTGGAGAAAGGATGT TTATCTGACGAGTTAACACGGCATTTGGTTTCTCTGGGTACCCGATTTGACATG TGTCCTTCTAGTCAGCAAGCAGACTGTATGGTTGGAGCTATGCGCTGGCTGGAAATGACAGGAGAGCCTGGGATCCAATTGCAGGTTCAGCGGCTTGGGAACCCCAAGATTCGTTATCTCACCCTGTCATATTTGTTCACTGAAT ATGCCCATTATGTCCATGCCATGGCATATGATAAAGAGGACACTATTGAACGGTTGATCACCGCAAACTGCAAGTGTTGTGTAAAG aaaagtgaagaaatgaaaaataagggAAATGATTTGTTCCGGAGAAAGAAATACGACGCTGCAGTGAAATACTACACCAAAGCAATCCGATACCA CCCAGACAACCACTTTCTCTATGGAAATCGAGCTCTTTGCTTCATTAACAGTGAAAAATACCA gaaaGCCATTGGCGATGGAAAACGTGCCACAGTAATCAAACCGGACTGGGCAAAG GGTCACTACCAGTTCTGTCAGGCCCTCTTCGCTCTCGGCGAGCACCGGCCGGCCCTGGCGGCCAATGAGAGAGCCCTGGGGCTGTGTGACGCAGACGCGGGGGGCGTCCGGGACCTGCAGCAGCAGAGGGACCGCTTCCTGAAGGAGATTCAGGAAGGCAGAG GTGGCGCAACGAGGAAGAAGGGTGGTGCCAGGAAAGACTTGAGTAAAAG GGTGGATTCCGTTCCCAGAATGGATGTTGAGAGTCCACTCCTGACAGACCCTTCTAGCAGAACAGTGCATACAAGGGCCAGCTCTGCCCCAGAAAGCAAG GAGCCAGAAGATAGGAGTCGTCCTGCCAATTGTCCAG GTACCGCTGAAGGAGCAACGCGAACGGAGAGAAATTCTAAAGAGcccaaacaaatgaaaag TGAAATGCCAGGCAAGAAGACTCGCAAAACGGAGGCAAGCACTCCTGAAAAACCTAGAACAACAGTGAAGCATCCACCTCCACAAGAAaag AGGGGAGTCAGCACAGATGGTGGGGATCTGAGGAGCAAGCTGAAATCCGCTGTAGAGGACGCTCACACTGCCCTGTACGACCAGCGCTGTCGCAATGCTGAACAGGCCTTCTCTCAAGCGCTTTGTTTGCTTGATTCCACGACACCAAAG GCGCTGGGCATCACCGAACGTGATGTTGTGGTTCTGAAGTATGGTCATGCTACTGCTCTTCTAGAAACCGGGCAACCCGAT GAACTCATTCAGGCTAAGGAAGAATTTGACAAGATTCAGAAAATAGCCGACAGGAGCTTTCAGTGTTTGGTTTTCTTTGGAATTGGCAAGGCGTGCCTAAAGGAGAACAG GTTTTCAGCAGCTCTGGAAGAGTTCTCTAACTGTCTGCGGATGATCAACCTTCAAATCACACCAGGGAAATTGACATGGCCTACAACAAAAGTTATTGTTGAAGAAACTCAAACTGAAAATTTTAAG GATCTTCTGGAGAAATTTATGGAGATGTGCAAGTTGCCGCCCAAACCAGATGCAGTTTGCAGGCATGCAAATTGCCAGGGACATTcaaaaccccaaatctatttcaCAGACCCAGATTTCAAG ggatTCATCCGAATGATTTGCTGTCAAAAGTGCAATGTGGAGTTTCACATCAGctgctggaaaaaaatgaaagcggCTGTGTTTTGTGATAAGAACGATAAG GATTTTCTACAAGAAATTTGTTTTACTCCAGATTGCGGTGGTAAAATCTGCCATATAGTAATCTTTGGTTTAACTGGGCTGATGAAGTGTGAG TTTGAGTCTGCtattaaaaaaatcacagtAACTGCAAAGCCCAGAGTCAAACAGATATGTACAAG TCTCAAGAAGTTGAAATCTAAGGAAGATCGAAAGATAAGAAGAAAACACAACAGGCAAAAGGCCTCTCAAGCAAGAAATGAGCAATCTGAATGGGTACCCTTGGAAAAGAGTGCCATGTCAAGGGTGGAACTGCAAGAAAATG CTTCCCAATCCTGGCTGGTTTTTGGGGACCGTGTTCTACATCAAATATTTGAGAACAAGGAACTACTTAAAGAGGATACCCATAATATTTCTGATTTCATGAAATGCATCCATCCTTGGAGAGCACGAGAGAAGGGAAATGATAGTTCCGTGCAATGTCTAATGGAGCCAGGAACTATGGGAGATATAGTGGACTTGCTGCTGGAGCAGAAAAACCGGGTTTGGGCAAGAATATTCATACAGTATCTGAGTGACCTAGACATCAGCCCAAAACTACACAGCTGGGCACGTGGACTGGACAGTGCAG GTTTGCAAGCGGCCGAGACATTTATCGAGCGCTACGCTAAGCACCTGGAAGAGCTGGACCTGGCCCCGCTCCTGCACTTCGGCCCCTTGCAGGACACCTTCATCCAGAAGTTTGGGACTGTACTCGAGATTTTCAGCGACGGCTTCACTGTGACGGATTACTTAAAACAGGCCCCTCCTCACGAGATGCGCCTTTTCATCTGGACCCTGGAGGAGCATCGCGATCTCTACGCACCTTTCCAACACGCTTTAAATGAGTATTTTGAGATAATGG ATGGTCTTTGTTTGATTATTAAGAAGACTGAGCATGAAAATCAAATT aactCTCCTGTTAGGAGTAAGAACAAAAGtcgaaaaaagaaacaaaaagagccGAAG CAATCTGTTATTGTCCTGTCGGGATCGAGGGGTGGGGCTTTAAGagaggaagatgatgaagatgttTTATCAGAGGAAGATTCACT AATGCTGCTTGACCCCAGTGATCCCTTTATGGTCCCAGAGCGCCTTCGAAATCAAGTTGCCGAATTTGAAGGGCGATACAACAACATTGTTCCTGGGAGCCATTACAGGAGAATTTTGGACAACAATCCAGATACGATAAAAGAGAGTTTATATGA CTACTTTGAGCAGATTCTGGAGGCGCATGGGCCCATGGAGACTGACGACCAGCTGCTGGTGGGAGAGCTGGAGAACTTCCCCACCGAGGCCCAGCTGAAGATCCATGAGGCCGGGGGACTTCAGCCGTTCCTTCTGGAGTCCCTGCGCTTCGTGATGAACGACAACCTGATGGGGCTCATGAAGCACGCCGTCTCGCTGCAGGAAGTGACTGATGACTTCCAGCACCTCTTCATCAGCCCGGAGGATGCCTTGGCCTCCAGGGCCACCTCCCTCAACCCCTCTGCTAAGGAGTTTCAgcctctctttcccctccagGATAACGGTGATGCCAGTGCCTCTTTTGGAGATGCAAAACCGTTCAATAAGAAAGCGCCAGCAGGCCTTGCACAGCAAGACCGTTTGCGCCTTGCGTCTAGCCCTCTATTTGAAATGCCGGACCCTTATTCCGCATGTCTCGACCTTTCCCTGTTTGGCTCTCCAGACGTAGACGTGGACATGGATACTGGTTCAAGTGAGCCATACGATGAAAGGACAGTCTTGCCAGCCTCTTCAAAGCCATATTTAGACATTTTTTCTCCTGAAAGTGGCGTTTCACGCAATGTGACCGAGTCTGATGTTAAAATGGAAGATTCTGCTCATTCTATCTCTGCCGCAGGATCCCTACCACAGCAGGCGATTGGGCTACACCCTAAGGCAACTGCACATAAGATGGTGGAAGCACCG GCACTGGATCACAGAGATGACGTTGCTGTTAACACCGAACCTTATAAACCATTTGAAACAAATAAA GGGGACatgattaaaaaagaaaaggataaTGTGgagtttgaaaaacaaatgcataaaatgaAAGAAGATTACAAGGAGGAAGAGCAAAGAAGGAAAGAAGATATTTCTACCCTTGAAACTGAGCTGGAGTCACTTCGTGTCAACACAGAG atcACCAATAAAGAACTGGAGCTGTTCCAGCAGAagttggaggaggaggtgaaaaAAGATCAgctggaaaaaaaggaaaaccaagAAACTCTGAAGTCCTTGAAATCTGAAATTAAGGAGTTGTCTGAATCTCATGAGAC CATTTCCAAGAGTGTCAGGGAGAAGAATAAGGagtatgaaaaacatcttgAAGATTTCTTGGAGGACAG CAATCGGTGGGCTGCTGAGAAGATGAGCCTGGAGGAAAAGATACAGAGGTACAGGGACGTGTGCGCGGAGGCTACCAGGAGATCACAGGCTGCGGAG ATATCTATCCTGGAGAACCGGCGACGGAAGGGGCTGCGGGGCCTGAACAAGTGTGTGTCGGATGGGGAGACCATCCTGGCACGGATAAAGGAAATGGTGGCCAG TTTCCCCTCGTCTGGATTTCAGTCTGCCGCTGAGAACTGGAGGGCCTTTCTCCGTGACGCCAGAGAGAAACTCCTGCACGTCGAG ACCCAGTACAAGGAGCAGATGGAGCTGGTGAAGAAGGGGACCAGGCTGTGTACTCTTCCCCTGGTGACTGTTCCCACTGCCTCCCCTCTGCCAGCCATGCCG GCAATCCCCATGGTGCCGATCAACAACCCCACAGTGGTGCACATCTACCCTCCGGGCCCCGCTCACCAGCTCTTTGGGCCCCGCGGGGCCCCTCTGCCCATGAGGCACCAGCTGAGAGGGTCGTCACCGGGGCCCCCTGTCCTGCCGGAGGCCTCCCTGGGGAAGCCCGGCCAGCAGCCCGACCGCGGCACGCAGGTCTCCCCTCCGGTACCGCAGGCCTCCAGGCCTGCCGGGCCCCCGCCGTTCAAAGGCCCCCGAGCGGGCCCCCTGCAGCACAGCAACGTGTTCGAGAAGATCATCGACCGGCTCAGCTGCATGTTCCCCCACTACAGCAG GCCTACTCTGACAAAATTTATCCAAGAGGTCCGCTCTGCCAATGGGGGATATCTGAACTCTCTGTCCTTTGAAGAAGTCATCAACCGAGTGGCTCAGCTCATCCTGGACCATCAGGACAATGCCAGA